A single region of the Lotus japonicus ecotype B-129 chromosome 4, LjGifu_v1.2 genome encodes:
- the LOC130713973 gene encoding alkaline ceramidase TOD1-like, translating to MGKLITISKPLIIQSKLLCFSLFYLFTSLFLALYTISFQSKCLFRSSPFDPIQTSLISYPSSYGEHKYAVSTTRSSCSSPVLFSDYRDVLKEIKNFRKSSTSSTKMLGYMHGNADSFGGNLSTHLRFSYFDHQNDSTEVPCGFFKKFPISDSDRIAMEKCKNVVVVSAIFNDHDKIRQPKGLGSKTLENVCFFIFIDDITLKRLEHHDLISRKSSEYKIGVWRVVKVSKEYLYLNPAMNGVIPKYLVHRLFPNSQFSIWIDAKLKLMVDPLLLIHSLVISENADMAISKHPFYVHTMEEAMATARWKKWWDINALKMQMETYCENGLQPWNPSKLPYVSDVPDSALILRKHGLGSNLFSCLVFNELEAFNPRDQLAFAFVRDNMNPKLKLNMFEVEVFEQVTMEFRHNLGLSNGSTAKKLSRTGKTKRAEPNLMYVNGSCCSKCQQYLSMMWGESH from the exons ATGGGGAAGCTAATAACAATCTCAAAACCTCTCATTATCCAATCAAAGCTCCTCTGTTTTTCCCTGTTCTACCTCTTCACATCTCTGTTCCTTGCTCTTTACACTATTTCCTTCCAATCCAAATGCCTCTTCAGATCATCCCCATTTGATCCCATTCAAACCTCTCTCATCAGTTATCCTTCTTCCTATGGAGAGCACAAGTATGCTGTCTCAACCACACGCTCTTCCTGCTCTTCCCCTGTTTTATTTTCAG ATTACCGGGATGTTttgaaagagataaagaatTTCCGCAAGAGCTCTACATCTTCCACAAAGATGTTGGGGTATATGCACGGGAATGCTGATAGTTTTGGTGGGAATCTCAgcacccacttgagattttcttattttgatcatcAAAATGATAGCACAGAAGTTCCATGtgggttttttaaaaaatttccaaTTAGTGATTCAG ATCGAATTGCCATGGAAAAGTGTAAAAATGTAGTTGTTGTTTCAGCAATCTTCAATGACCATGATAAAATCCGGCAACCGAAGGGCCTTGGATCCAAAACATTAGAAAATGTGTGTTTCTTCATATTCATAGATGATATTACACTCAAACGGCTTgagcatcatgatttgatttcCAGAAAATCAAGTGAATACAAGATTGGTGTATGGAGGGTTGTGAAGGTCTCAAAGGAGTATTTGTATCTGAACCCAGCAATGAATGGGGTTATACCAAAATATTTAGTTCATAGACTTTTCCCAAATTCCCAATTCAGTATTTGGATAGATGCAAAGTTGAAGCTAATGGTTGATCCATTGCTATTGATTCATTCATTAGTTATATCAGAGAATGCAGATATGGCTATATCAAAACACCCATTTTATGTTCATACCATGGAAGAAGCAATGGCAACTGCAAGGTGGAAGAAATGGTGGGATATCAATGCCTTGAAGATGCAAATGGAGACATACTGTGAAAATGGATTGCAACCATGGAATCCTAGCAAGTTGCCTTATGTCTCAG ATGTGCCAGACAGTGCTCTGATCCTAAGGAAACATGGACTGGGTAGTAATCTCTTCTCATGTCTTGTATTCAATGAGTTGGAGGCTTTTAACCCAAGAGACCAATTGGCCTTTGCATTTGTCAGAGACAACATGAACCCCAAACTGAAGCTGAACATGTTTGAGGTTGAAGTTTTTGAACAAGTAACAATGGAATTCAGACACAATCTCGGGCTAAGTAATGGGTCCACTGCTAAGAAATTGTCAAGGACAGGAAAAACTAAAAGGGCAGAACCAAATTTGATGTATGTAAATGGTAGCTGTTGCAGCAAGTGCCAACAATATCTTTCCATGATGTGGGGTGAATCTCATTAA
- the LOC130712083 gene encoding pre-rRNA-processing protein esf1, producing the protein MGSGNADMKKKNKGKGKKKKGNDDSNSEPSPPPSHGKAVIDDPRFSRVHTDPRFRDAPKRKTKVAIDSRFDRMFTEKNFLPSSAPIDKRGKPKNNTNAASQLHHYYKREEEDEEEKEDHACSHDEDDEDGEEEEEEEGLIGVNNDTEDESEDESNESESAVDTDTDTGSDTDIDEEEEVDEMQEEVAEIENETHRLAVVNMDWRYVKAVDLYVLLSSFVPPNGMIKSVTVYPSEFGIQRMKEEEVHGPVGLFDDENENSDEDSGDEDVVNEKLRAYEKSRMRYYFAVVECESSTTAGYIYKECDGLEFLHSSNPLDLRFIPDDMEFKQPPRDVVTEAPANYECKDFYSRALQHSKVHLSWDEDEPLRAKTLKRKFTDEQLAQMELKEFLTSDESESDGGEDNNETDDQPDKKEKKRDKYRALLLSGDGSDEDGEHDDVQDMEVTFNTGLEDLSRHIMEKKDKKAETVWDAYLKKKREKKKARKNKSKFSSDDDDGDDTDQEAAEDADDFFIDEPVVEKRKKSKIDKDHDLEDMDGVNEASKEELELLLADDKGTDTGLKGFNLKHKKGKGKNTENAIDEGKIPNSAYEDPRFAALYRPDFAIDPTSPQFKWSASYARQLAQKQQKGHMEPPAEREPTKLPKGTQLPSDDSGMMQKGEEGLDVSKSKKDEYELSSLVKSIKMKSKQVHLSSDGKTRKDGKSHRKAMEKKRH; encoded by the exons ATGGGGTCGGGAAACGCagacatgaagaagaagaacaagggaaaggggaagaagaagaagggtaaCGATGATTCAAACTCAGAACCTTCGCCACCACCCAGTCATGGCAAGGCGGTTATCGATGACCCTCGATTCTCACGGGTGCACACCGACCCTCGGTTTCGCGATGCTCCGAAGCGCAAAACCAAGGTCGCCATTGATTCTCGCTTCGACCGCATGTTCACTGAGAAGAATTTCTTACCTTCTTCTGCACCAATCGACAAGAGGGGCAAGCCCAAGAACAACACCAACGCTGCCTCACAACTCCACCATTACTAcaaaagggaagaagaagatgaagaagagaaagaagaccATGCTTGTAGTCATGACGAGGACGACGAAGAcggcgaagaagaagaagaagaagagggattGATTGGAGTTAATAATGATACAGAAGATGAGTCAGAAGATGAGAGCAATGAATCAGAATCTGCTGTAGATACAGATACTGATACTGGTTCTGATACAGAcattgatgaagaagaggaagtaGATGAAATGCAG GAAGAGGTAGCTGAGATTGAGAATGAAACTCATAGGCTTGCTGTGGTTAACATGGACTGGAGATATGTCAAG GCTGTTGACTTGTATGTATTGTTAAGTTCATTTGTTCCGCCTAATGGAATGATTAAATCGGTGACTGTCTATCCTTCTGAGTTTGGCATTCAACGGATGAAAGAGGAGGAAGTTCATGGGCCCGTTGGTCTatttgatgatgaaaatgaaaatagtgATGAAGATAGTGGCGATGAGGATGTTGTCAATGAGAAGCTGCGTGCATATGAGAAGAGCAGGATGCG GTACTATTTTGCTGTGGTGGAATGTGAATCAAGTACCACAGCAGGTTACATTTACAAAGAATGTGATGGTCTTGAGTTTCTACATTCATCTAATCCACTTGATTTAAGATTTATTCCAGACGATATGGAATTCAAACAGCCACCTCGGGATGTTGTGACGGAG GCACCTGCAAACTATGAGTGCAAAGATTTTTATTCTCGAGCGCTTCAGCACAGTAAAGTTCATCTTTCTTGGGATGAGGATGAACCTCTTCGAGCAAAGACCTTGAAGCGGAAATTCACTGATGAACAG CTTGCACAAATGGAATTGAAAGAATTCTTGACTTCTGATGAGAGTGAAAGTGATGGTGGTGAGGATAACAATGAGACGGATGATCAGCCTgataaaaaggagaaaaagagaGATAAGTATCGTGCTTTGCTCCTTTCAGGCGATGGTTCAGATGAAGATGGTGAACACGATGATGTCCAGGATATGGAGGTGACCTTCAATACAGGTTTGGAAGATTTAAGCAGACATATTAtggaaaagaaggataaaaaaGCAGAAACAGTTTGGGATGCATATCTGAAGAAAAAACGTGAGAAAAAGAAGGCCAGGAAAAACAAATCAAAGTTTtcatcagatgatgatgatggcgaTGATACAGATCAAGAAGCTGCTGAAGATGCCGATGATTTCTTCATTGATGAACCTGTAGttgagaagaggaagaaaagtAAAATTGACAAAGATCATGACCTTGAGGATATGGATGGGGTAAACGAAGCAAGTAAAGAAGAGCTTGAACTATTGCTTGCTGATGACAAAGGGACAGATACTGGTCTCAAGGGTTTTaacctaaaacataaaaaaggaAAGGGCAAAAATACGGAGAATGCTATTGATGAAGGGAAAATACCAAACAGTGCGTATGAGGATCCACGTTTTGCTGCTCTTTATAGACCTGACTTTGCAATTGATCCCACCAGCCCACAGTTTAAATG GAGTGCATCATATGCGAGGCAGCTAGCACAGAAGCAGCAGAAGGGTCATATGGAACCGCCAGCAGAAAGGGAACCTACAAAGCTTCCCAAAGGAACACAGTTGCCTTCTGATGATTCTGGCATGATGCAGAAGGGTGAGGAAGGATTAGATGTTTCGAAATCAAAGAAAGATGAGTATGAGTTATCATCTTTGGTTAAATCCATTAAGATGAAGTCAAAGCAAGTTCACTTATCATCTGATGGTAAGACAAGGAAAGATGGAAAATCACATCGTAAAGCTATGGAGAAAAAGAGGCACTAG
- the LOC130715360 gene encoding 40S ribosomal protein S14-like, which yields MSKRKVREPKEDNVTLGPAVRDGEHVFGVARIFASFNDTFIHVTDLSGRETLVRITGGMKVKADRDESSPYAAMLAAQDVATRCKELGITALHIRLRATGGNKTKTPGPGAQAALRALARSGMKIGRIEDVTPIPSDSTRRKSGRRGRRL from the exons ATG TCGAAGAGAAAGGTTAGAGAGCCTAAGGAGGATAACGTGACTCTTGGTCCTGCTGTTAGAGATGGAGAGCATGTTTTTGGCGTGGCACGCATTTTTGCATCATTCAATGATACCTTCATT CATGTGACTGATTTGTCTGGGAGAGAAACACTTGTCCGCATTACCG GTGGAATGAAGGTCAAGGCTGACAGAGATGAGTCATCTCCATATGCTGCTATGCTTGCTGCTCAAGATGTTGCTACCAGATGCAAG GAGTTGGGCATAACAGCTCTTCATATCAGGCTCCGCGCAACTGGCGGAAACAAGACCAAAACACCTGGTCCAGGTGCTCAAGCTGCTCTCCGTGCTTTGGCTCGGTCTGGAATGAAAATCGGTCGCATAG agGATGTGACCCCAATTCCTTCAGATAGCACTCGTAGAAAGAGTGGTAGAAGGGGTAGGAGGCTCTGA
- the LOC130715802 gene encoding cytochrome b561 domain-containing protein At4g18260 isoform X1: MHLSCRRVYFVMVSFYISVLPFTECTAFEEVNLLGNQKNINNKQINHQKTSDIAVHGLLLWASMGFLMPLGILTIRGSNKAEPGSRRGRVLFYLHVVFQMLSVLLATVGAAMSLKKFENSFDNNHQRLGLALYAAILAQAFIGFFRPHRGKKERSYWYLIHWILGTIVSLVGIINIYTGLKAYHQRTLKSTTLWTILFTVEVTFIGLIYLFQDKLEYMKKQGVIGGSESILSSHQDIIPNRQNQKELLPVACGIKKNALGNLFD; the protein is encoded by the exons ATGCATCTTTCTTGCAGGAGAGTGTACTTTGTTATGGTTTCATTTTATATTTCTGTTCTTCCATTCACTGAATGCACAGCCTTTGAGGAGGTGAATCTGCTTGGTAACCAGAAGAAcataaataacaag CAGATAAATCATCAGAAGACATCTGATATTGCAGTTCATGGATTGCTCTTGTGGGCATCAATGGGGTTCTTAATGCCTCTTGGGATACTAACCATCAGAGGGTCCAATAAAGCTGAACCTGGATCAAGAAGGGGTAGAGTTTTGTTCTATCTCCATGTTGTTTTCCAG ATGCTCTCAGTGCTTCTTGCCACAGTTGGAGCTGCAATGTCCTTGAAGAAGTTTGAGAATTCATTTGATAACAACCATCAAAGATTAGGCCTAGCACTTTATGCTGCTATATTGGCACAAGCCTTTATTGGATTTTTCCGACCACACAG GGGAAAGAAAGAGAGGAGTTATTGGTACTTAATACACTGGATATTAGGGACAATAGTTTCCCTTGTGGGGATCATCAACATTTACACAGGATTAAAAGCCTACCATCAGAGAACCTTAAAAAGCACAACACTTTGGACTATTCTTTTCACAGTGGAAGTCACTTTCATTGGATTGATTTACCTGTTCCAAGACAAATTGGAGTATATGAAAAAGCAAGGAGTGATTGGAGGAAGTGAGTCAATTTTGTCATCTCACCAAGATATTATTCCTAATAGGCAAAATCAAAAAGAGTTGTTGCCAGTTGCATGTGGAATAAAGAAAAATGCACTTGGGAATTTGTTTGACTAA
- the LOC130715802 gene encoding cytochrome b561 domain-containing protein At4g18260 isoform X2 — translation MHLSCRRVYFVMVSFYISVLPFTECTAFEEVNLLGNQKNINNKINHQKTSDIAVHGLLLWASMGFLMPLGILTIRGSNKAEPGSRRGRVLFYLHVVFQMLSVLLATVGAAMSLKKFENSFDNNHQRLGLALYAAILAQAFIGFFRPHRGKKERSYWYLIHWILGTIVSLVGIINIYTGLKAYHQRTLKSTTLWTILFTVEVTFIGLIYLFQDKLEYMKKQGVIGGSESILSSHQDIIPNRQNQKELLPVACGIKKNALGNLFD, via the exons ATGCATCTTTCTTGCAGGAGAGTGTACTTTGTTATGGTTTCATTTTATATTTCTGTTCTTCCATTCACTGAATGCACAGCCTTTGAGGAGGTGAATCTGCTTGGTAACCAGAAGAAcataaataacaag ATAAATCATCAGAAGACATCTGATATTGCAGTTCATGGATTGCTCTTGTGGGCATCAATGGGGTTCTTAATGCCTCTTGGGATACTAACCATCAGAGGGTCCAATAAAGCTGAACCTGGATCAAGAAGGGGTAGAGTTTTGTTCTATCTCCATGTTGTTTTCCAG ATGCTCTCAGTGCTTCTTGCCACAGTTGGAGCTGCAATGTCCTTGAAGAAGTTTGAGAATTCATTTGATAACAACCATCAAAGATTAGGCCTAGCACTTTATGCTGCTATATTGGCACAAGCCTTTATTGGATTTTTCCGACCACACAG GGGAAAGAAAGAGAGGAGTTATTGGTACTTAATACACTGGATATTAGGGACAATAGTTTCCCTTGTGGGGATCATCAACATTTACACAGGATTAAAAGCCTACCATCAGAGAACCTTAAAAAGCACAACACTTTGGACTATTCTTTTCACAGTGGAAGTCACTTTCATTGGATTGATTTACCTGTTCCAAGACAAATTGGAGTATATGAAAAAGCAAGGAGTGATTGGAGGAAGTGAGTCAATTTTGTCATCTCACCAAGATATTATTCCTAATAGGCAAAATCAAAAAGAGTTGTTGCCAGTTGCATGTGGAATAAAGAAAAATGCACTTGGGAATTTGTTTGACTAA